The sequence GTGGCGGACTACCGCCGCCTGCGCGTGATGGCGATCAAGCCCTCGTAGCGATACCTAACGCTCGGCGATGGGCAGGGACCATCCACCGTCCACTGTCCCATCATGCCTTCTCTGCGTCGGCCTCGGGATCCGCCTTGGCTGCGGGTTTCGCGTTCGTTGGGCAGGCCTTGTTGGTGCACTTGATGCCCATCAGGCGCCGGCCCATGCGGTCTTCTCCCAGGTTATATCCGCACGTATCGCAGAATTTATCCGGCAGCGGTTTGTAGAACGTCGTGAAGTCGCACTCGGGATAGCGCGAGCACCCGTAGAATTTGTAATCCTTGCCGGCTTTGCTCTTTGATTTCTTCTCCACGATCTCGCCCGTGCAGCCTTCGCGCGGGCATTCGACGCCGATTTTTACGGTGATCGGCCGCGTGTACTTGCAGTCCGGGAATCCGCTGCAGCCGATGAATTCGCCGAACCGGCCCTGACGGATATGCAGTTCCTTGCCACACTCCGGGCAGACCTCTCCTTCGAGGACCTTCGGCGTCATCTTCACCCGTTCCGCCTCGGTTTCGGCCTTGCCGATGGCGATTTCGAACGGCACATAGAATTCCCTGACAATCGCAACCCAGTTCTCGCTGCCGTCTTCCACGCGGTCAAGCCGGCCTTCCATACCGGAGGTGAACTGCACGTCAACGATCTTCGGGAAGTGCTTCACAAGGAGGTCGTTCACGGCGAAGCCCAGCTCGGTGGGATAGAACCGCTTCTCGCGCAGTTCCACATAGCCCCGATCCTGAACGGTGCCGACGATGGTGGCGTACGTGCTCGGCCGGCCGACGCCGTTTTCCTCCAGCGTTTTTACAAGCGTGGCCGGATTATAGCGGGGCAGCGGTTCCGTGAAATGCTGCCGCGGAGTGATGCCCAACAGGTCCAGCAGGTCATGCGCCGCGAGCGCGGGTAGCTTCTGCGCGAATTCGTCCTCGGTCTTCTCGTCTTCATCCTTGGCGACCGTGTAGACGCGGCGGAAGCCATCGAAGATCTGCACCGTGCCGCTGGCCCGGAACAGAAAGGCGGATCCGTCGTGCGTGGCATGCACGTCCACGGTCGTCACTTCATCAACACCGCTGTGCATCTGACTTGAGACGAAGCGCTTCCAAATGAGATCGTACATCTTGAACTGCTCGGTGGTCAGACGAGCCTTGATGGCTTCGGGACGGCGAAACGCGCTGGTGGGGCGGATCGCTTCGTGCGCATCCTGCGCCGTATTGCGACTCCTGTAGACCCTAGGAGACAAAGGCGCGTACTTCGCGCCGTAAGTCTCCGTGATGAAGTGCAGTGCCTCTTCCTGGGCTTCCTTCGCTACGCGAGTGCTGTCGGTACGCATATAGGTAATCAGGCCAACGCTGCCCTCCGCGCCCAGGTCCACGCCTTCGTACAACTGCTGCGCGATCGCCATCGTCTTCTTGTTGCTCATCCCCAGTTTGCGGCTGGCTTCCTGTTGCAGGGTGCTGGTGATGAAGGGGGCATAGGGGTTGACCTTGCGCTCCGACTTCTTGACGGAACCGACGCTCCAGGCGGAGCCCTTCAGTGCGGCGAGTACGTCGTCCGCTTCGGCCTGGTTATGGAGCTCCAGCTTTTCGCGCGTTCCGACGCGGCCGATCAATTTGGCGTCGAACGGGTGCTTTTTCGCCTGCGGGGTGACGCTGGCGGTGATGCTCCAGTATTCCACCGGCACGAAGGCCAGGATTTCGCGCTCACGGTCGCAAATGAGGCGCAGGGCCACGCTCTGTACGCGGCCGGCGCTCAGATTGCGCTTGATCTTCTTCCACAACAGCGGGCTCAGCTTGTAGCCGACGAGCCGGTCCAGCACGCGTCGCGCCTGTTGAGCATCGACCCGTCCCTTGTCCACAGTGCGCGGATGGCGGATGGCTTCCTCGACGGCGGACCGGGTGATCTCGTTGAACTGGATCCGCACGGCGTTCTTCAGGTGCAGCGCCTCGGAGAGGTGCCACGCGATCGCTTCACCCTCGCGATCGGGGTCGCTTGCCAGGAAGACCGTTTCCTTGTCCTTGGCAGCTTCCCTCAGGTCTTTGATGACCTTCGTTTTGTCCGGGATGATGGTGTAAGTTGGGGCGAAGTCGTTGTCCACGTCTATGCTGAGTTTGGATTTCGGCAGGTCCCGGACGTGTCCCATGCTCGCTCGGACGTCATAGCCCGGGCCGAGGATGTTCTTCAGCGTCTTTATCTTCGCGGGCGATTCAACAATGATCAGGGACTTGGACATGTACTGGGTCTGCACTTTCAGGTCCGAACGGACCGCTGCGGCGAGGCGCTTTCGAACACGCGACGCCCGCCTTCGTTGCGTTCCTATGAGCGGTGGAACGCCCGGAACCGCATCATAGTAGCACAGGCAACGGTTTCGGTGTTAGGCGCCGGGCGCCGGGGACCGAATCCCGATACCTGACGCCCGCCACCCAACAGGTGCCATAATACGTTCCGGGAGGACACGGAATGAAATTCGCCGGATGGACACGAGAAGACTTCGCAGCGTTCCATATCACTGATTTCGATGAACGCATGGCGGTTCTTCGTGATCGGATCCAGCCGAAGTTGGACGCGCTTGGAATCGACCTGGTGGGACTGCTGCAAGCCGAAACCGGCACGGAGTGGTATCACCATGTTGCCAAACATATGCGGCGCAGCGTCAATTTGCCTTTGGACACGTGGGTAGCCCTGAACCGCGCGAAAAAGGGCTACAAGGCAACGGTCCACTTTGGGGTAGGTTTGAGCGCCCTGGGCGCGAACGCCTGCCTGGTAGTGAAGCAGGAGTGTGTGGAGCGGGAGTCATTCGCCGCCGGCATCGAGCGTGAGGTGGGCGTGATCTGCCCGCTCCTCGCCGCGTCCGGCAATCTCTACATCGGTGATGTCCCCAACGCCGCGGAAGAAGAGATGCTGCCTGCGAAATCAGCTGGCGTGGATGACTGGATAAAGCGGGCCGAGTGGCTCCGCAACCGTAAGATGTACGAGTTTGAGATGGGCTATCGGATCCCCGTCGAGGAAGCCTGCGCACTGGGCAGCGAATTGCCGCAGACTACCCTGAAGCTCATCCGGGAGATGCTCCCGCTATATCAGGCGGGCATATCAACCAGATAACCGGCAAAACGTCCGGCGCACATTCACCGAATCCGCGCTGAGCAGGCGGCCAGGCCAGTGTGCACATTTCCTGGACGAATGGTATAATACATCAGTAAATGCGCTTGCCGGGGCCGCTATCAAGGCGCCGGTTACGGCGAAAGAGAAGAGGTAGTCCATGGAGAAGAAGCGAGGGTTCACACTGATCGAACTGCTGGTGGTGATCGCAATTATCGCAATCCTGGCCGCCATCTTGTTCCCAGTGTTTGCCAAGGCCCGCGAACGGGCTAAGCGGATGAATTGCGCCAGCAATCTTAAGCAGATCGGCATCGCCGTGAACATGTACGCAACGGACAACGATGAGTTCGTCTACGCCCAGGTCTACAACAACTACTGGGGCGCCGGAGTCGGCACTTGCCCGGTGCCCGCCACGGGGTATCCTCAGCAATTCTGGGGCACCGTATACCTTCCGTATGTCAAGAGCGCGGAGATCTTCGCCTGCCCCGATGACGGGGCGAACGGCGAGCCCAAGGGATACCTTCAGAACACGAAAAAGTGGTCCGTAACAGGCATGTCGGAAGCTGCCAAACAGAGCAGTTATGCATATGTGGGCCTGAACATCTGGGATAAAAGCCTGGATGGCGTGTCGGCAATCTCCACCGTCGCCAACAAACCCGGTCCGTACCGCCGAAAGATCTCCCATCAGCAGAACGCGGACATCAACATTTCGGGTATGAAACTGAAGGATGCCCTCTGGCTTGCCGCGGACAAGGACTTTATCGGCACCGGCGGCCGCCTGGCCACGACGCACGGTCGAGGCACGGACCCCAACAACGCGCTCACCGGCGTCAGCAGCAACAGCCTTTACCTGGACAGTTCCGTACACTGGTCCTCCGACTGGCTGCACTGATTCAAGCGGGAGTTCACGCCGAGGAGGCCGCCCGATTGGGCGGCCTCTCTGTTTGCGGCGTTCGTATTCGAGGGGATTCGGGGCTATCCCAGAATCGCGGACACGCGGGTACAAAGAGCGTAGAGATCGGCAGGCGCCTCCTCCACTCCCGGTTGCGCGGCGAAGCCGGGCGCCGCTTGTGAAACGCTTCCCCCAACCAGCAGCACCGGCGCCGGACCCGCGAGGGCGGCCTTGGCCAGCCCGGCGGCAACAGCCTTCACGGCCGGGAGCCGGTCCTCGCCGGCTGCCGAAACGAGAACGACCTTCGATTCCAGTTGAATCGCGCTGTCCACGATGCCATCCGCCGGTACATCGACGCCGAGGAACGCAACGTTGTATCCCTCAGCGGCGAGGAAATCCGCCGCCATCTGCGCCGCGATACCGTTGAACTCACCCTCGACGCACGCGATGACGACCTCGCAGTTCCCGGCCTTGCGCAAGGGAACGCGCAGCGAGCCGACGTGGCCCATCAGTCTCTCCACGAAATGGTTGATCGTGTGCTCCTGTGCAACGGAAATCTCGCCCGCGGCCCGCATGCCGGCGACCTTGACCAGAACCGGAGCAAAAACGCGCGTGTATAGATCCTGCCATGGGAGGCCCTCACCCAGAGCCCGGTCCACGCTGGACCGAACCGCTTGATGGTCACCCAACAGCACATTCTGCTCAAATGCTGGTCGAACCTCATCCAGTATCGCAGTGCGGTCTGCCTCCGTGAGCTCCTGGCTCACCGGCGACAGTAATAACGCCCGGACCAGGTCCGGACTGACGATTCGGTAGAATACCCGTCGCCCATCCCTCTGCGCAACGACAAGGCCCAACTCTCGCAGGCGGGCGAGATGATTGGACACATTTGGTTGAGACAGCTTCGTCTCAATCACGACATCTCCAACAGATCGTGGGCCACCCTCCAGCGCTCGCAAGACTGCGGCGCGGGATCCTCCCACCATTTTTTCAAGCGTTCGCTCCAAGACTTTACTCCCTGCATTCCGCGACGGGCGAAGCCCCATTGCTCCGCCGTGACACACGCGGCTTATCATTGGCATTATATATCGTGGAATACCAATGAATAATAAGGAATATTCCGGGTTGCTGCCGGGTGTGAATCTTTTCTTGATTTCGCCGGGCCCGATGGCCGACCTTTTCTTTGACGAGACAACTCCGTCTTGAGGTCCATCGCTTCACGCCGCCTGTCTTGGCCTATAATCCGATAGGCTGTGATATGGCCGGCATCGACCGCGAAATGGGACTAATCACACACGGCGCGAACACCTGGGAGAAAGGCAGAGCACATGATCTACTTCAGCGCGTGGTACCGCAAAGAGACCGAAGGGGCTTCGCTGGACGCAAACTACCCCGACTGGGTCGTCTACGCCATCGACGAACCCGAAGCCCGGGAGAAGGTGCTCGAATGCGTGGGCCGGACGGAACCCGAACGCGGATTCAGCGTATTTCTGCAGCCGATTGAGGATGAAGACGCGGGGACCATCGCGTTTGCCACCGCGCGGCAAAGCGGGCAGGCTCTCTAGCCGAGGCGCGCGGGGCCTCCGCGGCGCCGCCGATTTCATCGTGGTGACTTTGCCGGATCACAACGCGCCCTCCGGGGTGTCTGTACCATCCGCCCGGGAAGGCTCGGGATGGTAGTCGCACTCCGACGCTGGCTTATCGGGCGCCCTATCGCCAGTGAGCGAGCGGGTGAAGAACGCCTCGGCAAGCTGCTTGCCCTGCCGATTTTCGCCTCCGATGCTCTCTCTTCGGTGGCCTACGCCACCGGCGAGATTATGGCGGCGCTCCTCCTGGCCGGTTCGAACAAGCTGTTCCTGACCTTCCCCATCAGCCTGGCCATCGTGGCTCTCCTCGCGATCGTGGCGACGTCCTACCGCCAAACCATCATCGCGTACCCCGGTGGAGGCGGCGCTTACATCGTTGCGCGCGACAACCTCGGCATCGTGGTCGCCCAGGTGGCAGGCGCGGCGCTGATGATCGACTACATCCTCACCGTGGCCGTGTCCGTATCCTCCGGAGTTGCCGCCATCGACTCGCTGTTCTTCGTCAAGTACGGCACCCACGTTAACGTGGTCATGGTATGTCTCGCCACGGTCGCTTTAGTGACAGTCATCAACCTGCGCGGCGTTCGGGAAAGCGGCGTTATCTTCGCGTTTCCAACGTATGCCTTCATCGCGATCGCGGTCATCTTGATCGGCACCGGGCTTTGGCAGTATTTCGGGCACACCCTCCAGGAGGCCCACCCCCAGGCGGCGTTCGCCGCAGCCCGGGTTGAAGGGCACGCAGACGAGAGAGTGAAGGACATGGGATTGTTTTTACTCCTCCATGCCTTCGCCTCAGGGTGTGCGGCTATGACCGGCGTGGAGGCAATATCCAACGGTGTGACCGCGTTCAAGGAACCGGCCGCCCGCAACGCCGCCAAGACCATGATCTGGATGGCCTCTATCCTCGCTTCGATTTTTCTGGGTCTGACTTTCCTTGCCGTGCACTGCAACGTTCTTCCGGAAGCGGCCATTGGATTCGGTAAGGAAACCACGATGTCGCAGATGGGGCGCACCATCCTCGGCACCGGCCCCCTTTACTGGTGGCTGCAGGTCGCCACCGCCCTGATCCTGGTGCTGGCCGCCAACACCAGTTTCGCCGGCTTCCCCCGTCTCGCCGCACTCATCGCAAGGGACAACTTTCTGCCGAAGCAATTGAGCAGCGTGGGCGATCGGTTGGTTTACGACCGCGGTATCATCAGCCTGGCGGTCCTTTCAGGCACGCTCATCTGGTGGCGCCGGGCCGATGTCCATCTCTTGATTCCTCTGTACGCCGTGGGCGTGTTCCTTTCCTTCACTATCTCCCAGACGGGCATGGTGCTTCGCTGGCGCCGTCTGCGTTCACCCGGTTGGCGCACGAAGGCATTTGTGAATGGCCTCGGCGCTGTCGCCACACTGATCGTGCTGAGTGTGATCGCGTACGTGAAGTTCCTGAGCGGCGCCTGGCTGGTTGTCCTCCTGATTCCGGTGCTGGTGCTGCTGTTCTTGCGAATACACGCCCACTACACGTCCGTCAAACAGCAATTGGCAGTTCTGCCGGCGTCGAGGTCTCTCAACAAGCCTCCTCCAAAGCACGTCGTTCTGGTGCTCGTGCCAGGCGTAACCAGGGGCGCCATTGAAGCCATTGACTACGCCCGCTCTCTGGCCGGCGATTGCCGCGCCATCCATATCGAAACGAACCCGGAGAATACACCCGCCTTCCGCGATGCCTGGCTGGAGAACTGCCCCGACGTGCCGTTGGTCATCCTGGAAGCGCCGTTTAGGACGGTCGTCGAGCCGCTCACCGCATACCTTGACGAGGTTCAACGCGAGACACCCAACACGCGGGTAACGGTCGTGGTTCCGGAGTTTGTCGCGCCGCGCTGGTGGCAGAACCTCCTTCATGGTCACACGGGTCTCGTCATCAAGCTGGCTATGCTCAACCGCAAAAACGTTGTCCTCACAAATGTCCGGTACCACCTGGAAGACGAGAAGGTCTCGCTGCAGGATATGCTGGACATGGATCACGACTATGTGGAGCATATGTGAGGGTTCAGGTGTCGCTGATCGGAATGTGTCGTTATATCCTCCCAACCAGCCCCGCGACCCGGCGCCCGCACGCGGTTTGTCTTGCTTTTCGCATACTGCGCAGGCATTATAAGTAGGTTGGATGCTTGATAGTGATGTATAGCTGGTGAGGCCCACGACACCTCGCAGCGGTGGAGTGGTTGGCATGATAATACCTTTGCGGCGCCTGATCGTTGGAAAGCCGCTGGAGAGCGCGCGGGCGGCGCACGAGAAAATACCGCCGATCCTGGCACTGCCGGTGTTCGCCTCGGACGCACTCTCGTCGGTGGCTTACGCAACCGGCGAGATCATGGCTGCCCTGCTGGTGGCCGGCCCGGCCTTGCTTCACCTCACGATCTGGATCAGCCTCGCGATCGTGGTCCTGCTCGCTATTGTGGCCACGTCCTATCGCCAGACGGTGCTGGCGTACCCCGGAGGGGGCGGCGCATACATCGTAGCGCGCGATAACCTCGGAGTCGTTCAGGCTCAGGTAGCCGGCGCCGCTTTGCTGGTGGACTACATCCTCACCGTCGCCGTCTCGATTTCATCCGGTGTCGCAGCCATCGAATCCCTGCTAAAGACGCAGTACGGATTTGAGGTGGCGGTTGTGCCGGCGTGTCTCGCATGCGTCGCTATCGTAACGCTGGTGAACCTCCGCGGCGTCAAGGAGAGCGCCAAGGCGTTTGCGCTGCCAACGTACGCATTCATCACCATCGTCTACATCCTGTGCGCCATCGGGCTGTATCACTTCTTCCACGGGACGCTGGGAGTTGCGCATGCGGGGAATGTGTTCGATGCGGCCCTGCCGGGCAGGGAAGGCCATTTCGACCAACCGGAGGCCCTGCAGGGGGTGGGGTTGTTCCTCATCCTCCACGCATTCGCCTCCGGATGTACGGCCCTCACGGGCGTCGAGGCAATCTCGAACGGCGTGACGGCATTCAAGCAGCCTGCTGCGCGAAACGCCGCCAAGACGATGACCTGGATGGCCGCCATCCTCGGCTCCATGTTCCTCGGGCTATCCTTCCTCGCAGTGCACGTGAACGCCCTGCCCGAGACCGTCGTGCCCACCGCGCTGAACAACGGCGGCGAAACGGTGCTGTCCCAGGTGGGCCGCGCCGTGCTGGGCGGCGGGCCGGTCGCAGACTTCCTCTACTTCTGGCTGCAGATTTCCACGGCGCTTATCCTGGTCCTCGCCGCCAACACCAGTTTCGCCGATTTCCCGCGCCTCAGCGCGCTGCAGGCGCACGACGGCTTCCTCCCGAAACAGCTCACGAACGTGGGAGACCGTCTCGTTTTCGATCGGGGAATCCTGACGCTTGGCATGTTCGCTTGCGCCCTCATCTGGAAGTTCCACGGGGACGTGCACAACCTGATCCCCCTCTATGCGGTTGGCGTCTTCCTGTCTTTCACCCTCTCCCAGGCCGGGATGGTCAAGCGATGGTTCCGACTGAAATCGCCGGGCTGGCACCTCAAAGCGGCCGTGAATGGCCTGGGCGCCATCGTGACCAGTGTGGTATTGCTGGTGTTCGGCGTCGTGAAATTCGCGGGCGGAGCGTGGATCGTCATTGTCTTGATACCCACGCTTGTGCTGATCTTCTTCCGCATCCACGCCCATTACGCGTCGGTAGACAGGGAAATGGCCGAGATCCTGCCGGACCTCGATGAATCGGCGCCACCCCAGCACGCCGTTCTCGTCCTCGTGCCGGGACCGACCCGAGGCGCCCTGCAAGCGGTGAACTATGCCCGCTCGCTGGCCGGAGACTGCCGCGGCATCCACATTGAACTCCACCCGGAGAGCACGCCGCACCTGCGCGACGTGTGGCTGAGCCATTGCGGATCGGTTCCGCTGGTGATCCTCGAAGCACCGTACCGCGACGTCGTCAGCCCGCTGATGGCTTATCTGGACGAAGTCCAGAAGGAGACGCCGCGAACACAAATCACCGTGGTCATCCCCGAATTCGTCTCGACCAGGTGGTGGCAGAACCTGCTGCACGGCCACACAGGGCTCGTCCTCAAGTTCGCGATGCTGGGACGGCAGAACGTCGTCGTCACGAACGTGCGCTACCACCTGAAAGACGAAAGGGTATCTCTGCGGGACATGTTTGACGTGGGCGACGAGTACGCGGGCCATATGTGAGCCGTGAACCGCGGAGCCTGATCGCCACCGAACGGCATCCCATGCCAGGCGCCTGCAAACCCCATACCGCACCCGCTTGCTTTTATGTTGGTTCGCGAGTAGGATGGGTTGGTTGACTCAAATTGGGGGGTTGCTGACGAGGTCCACGACACTTCGCAGCGGCGGAGTGGTACGAATGATGATACCTTTGCGGCGCCTTATCGTAGGGCGTCCGCTGGAAAGCGCCCGGGCAGCGCACGAAAAACTGCCCCCTTTGCTGGCGCTGCCGGTTTTCGCATCGGATGCGCTGTCTTCCGTGGCCTACGCCACGGGCGAGATCATGGCGGCACTGCTCCTTGCCGGCCCTCTGTACCTCCACATCACCATCCCGATCAGCGTCGCCATCGTGGTGCTCCTCGCGATCGTCGCTACTTCGTACCGGCAGACGGTGATGGCTTACCCCGGCGGCGGGGGCGCGTATATCGTGGCGCGCGACAACCTGGGAGTGGTTGCGGCGCAGACGGCGGGCGCCGCGCTGCTGATTGACTACATCCTCACGGTCGCGGTCTCGGTTTCCTCGGGTGTCGCGGCGATTGAGTCACTGCTGAAGACCCAACACCAGATAGCGGTGCCCGTGGTGCCGATCTGTCTCGCTTGCGTGGCGCTCATCACGATGGTGAACCTGCGAGGCGTGAAGGAGAGCGGCAAGGCGTTCGCCCTGCCCACGTACGCCTTCATCGTCATCGTGTACGTTCTGTGCGGACTGGGGCTGTACCAATACGCCCATGGGTCGCTGGCGCTTGCCCATTCGCCGGAGGTTTTCCGCAGCGCACTGCCTGCGCTCGACCGGAACCCAACCCAGGCGGCCGATTTCAAGATGCTGGGTCTTTTCCTCATCCTGCACGCCTTCGCCTCGGGGTGTACGGCGCTCACCGGCGTGGAGGCGATCTCGAACGGCGTGACGGCGTTCAAGCACCCCGCCGCCCCGAATGCCGCGAAGACCATGGTCTGGATGGCAGTCATCCTCGGTTCGATGTTCCTCGGCCTTTCCTTCCTCGCGGTCCATGTGAACGCCCTGCCCGAAACCGTCGTCCCCACGGCGGCGAACAACGGCGGCGAAACGGTGCTGTCCCAGGTGGGCCGCGCCGTGCTGGGGCCAGGGCACTTGGCGCACATCCTGTACTACTGGCTGCAGATTGCCACCGCCCTGATTCTCGTGCTGGCGGCGAATACCAGTTTCGCCGACTTCCCCCGTCTGGGCGCGCTTCACGCGAACGATGGCTTCCTGCCGAAGCAGTTGACCAACGTGGGAGACCGCCTGGTCTTTGACCGGGGCATCATCACCCTGGGTGTGCTTGCCTGCATCCTCATCGCTCACTTTCGCGGCGACGTACACAACCTGATCCCGCTGTACGCGGTGGGAGTATTCCTGTCGTTCACGCTCTCGCAGGCCGGCATGGTGAAGCGGTGGTTCCGACTTCGGTCCCCCGGGTGGCGGTGGAAGGCCATGGTAAACGGCCTCGGCGCGATCGTGACGTTCGTCGTGCTCCTGGTGTTTGGCGTGGTCAAGTTCGCGAGCGGCGCGTGGATCGTCGTTCTCCTGATCCCCATTTTGGTGGTGATATTCTTCCGGATCCACGCCCACTACGACTCCGTTGACCGGCAGATGGTGGTCATTCCGTCCGATCTGGAGGACACCACGCCGCCACAGCACGCGGTTCTGGTGCTTGTGCCAGGCGCCACACGGAGCGCTTTGCAGGCCGTCAAGTATGCCCGGTCTGTGGCGGGAGAATGCCGGGCAATCCACGTTGAGGTCCACCCGGAAAAAACGCCGAATCTCCGGAACTTCTGGATGAAACTGGGCGGTCAGGTGCCCCTCGTTATCCTCGAGTCGCCGTTCCGGGACGTGGTAGGACCCTTGATGGCGTATCTTGACGAAGTGCAAACGGAAACGCCAAACACGCAGATCACGGTCGTCATCCCGGAATTCGCAGCAGCCAGATGGTGGCAGAACCTGCTGCACGGACACACCGGCCTCGTGTTGAAATTCGCGTTACTGCGCCGAAAGAACGTCATCGTGACGAACGTACGCTATGAACTCGAAAACGAAAGCGTCGCGTTCCGCGAAATGTTCGACATCCACGAGGACTACGCCGGGCATCTGTGATGGCTGAGGGAGTGGGGCTGACGGCTCAGCCCTGCCCCCGCAACCCTTCCTCTTCGAATGCCGTTTCTTCGTCGTTCAACACCCAGCACGTCGTATGGCCCGGGGTTCCTTGCTCCACCGACATGATCACATAGGAGTAGCCCGGGAGGGTCTGCTGGGCGAAATGGAGGTCCGTCACGGACGGGCGCGCGGGGTGATCGGGGTGGGTATGGTAGAAACCGATGATGTCGATGCCCTCTGCGCGGCACTGCGCATCGATCGCCCGCATCTCATCGCCGGTCATGAAGAAGCGGTTCTGGCTTGACCCCTCGACTTCCAGGTCTTCGCGAAGGGCCTCCAGCGCCGCGCCGCCCGACTGCTCCGCAAGCCGGAACTGGTTGGCGCCTCGAAACAGGCGCGTAACGGTCTTCTCCCCGCGCGTATAAGTACCGGCCATCACGCCAACGACCTCGTGCGGATAGCCTGCCGCCCCGTGCGCACGCATCTCGGACATCAGGTTGTTTGGAACAGTAAGCATAGGACGAATGGAAATGGGTTCCTCATTTCCTCATTTTCCCCATTTCCCGATTTACCGTCTGCATCTCCTAGATGTGCCAGCCCCCCGGCGGGACTTCGCTCTCCCAGAAGCGCTCCGAAAGGTACCGGTCGCCGCCATCACACAGAACGCAAACAACGACGCCCTCGTTCAGAGTTGAGGCGATCTGCGTGGCGGCCAGAACGCCGGCGCCCGCGGATATGCCGACCAGGAGCCCTTCCTCACGCGCAAGCCGGCGGACCATGTCGTACGCGTCCTCGGTGTTGATTTCCATTTGTGCGTCGATGACGCTTGGGTCGTATATGGCCGGCACAAGCGCCGTCTCAAGGTGTTTGAGCCCTTCCAGCCCGTGGAAGGGTGAATCAGGCTGAACGGCGTGGATCCGAACGCCCGGATTGTAAACCTTCAAGCGGCGCCCCACGCCCATCACAGTACCGGTGGTGCCTAATCCGCTGACGAAATGTGTGACGCGCCCCCCGGTCTGCCGCCAGATCTCCGGACCGGTGCCGTCATAATGCGCGCGCCAGTTCGCCGGATTCGAATACTGGTCGGCATAGAAATAGCGTTCAGGGCTTTCGGCGCTGAGGCGCCTCGCCACCCGGATAGCGCCGTCCGATGACTCGGCGGGATCGGTCAGCAGGATCTCCGCTCCGTACGCTCGCAGGATGCGCTTGCGCTCCTGATTGGCATTCGAGGGCATGCACAGCGTGACAGGATACCCCAGGGCGGCGCCGAGCATCGCGAAAGCAATCCCGGTATTGCCGCTGGTGGCGTCGAGTATCGTCTTTCCCGGGTGGAGGAGGCCCAAGCGCTCACCTTCGCGGATCATATTGAGCGCGGGGCGATCCTTCACGCTGCCGCCGGGATTGAAATACTCCGCCTTGGCGAAGATCTCGACGCCGGGATACTCCCGATCGATGGCCCGCAACCGCAGGAGCGGGGTGTTGCCGAT is a genomic window of Armatimonadota bacterium containing:
- a CDS encoding APC family permease — translated: MIIPLRRLIVGKPLESARAAHEKIPPILALPVFASDALSSVAYATGEIMAALLVAGPALLHLTIWISLAIVVLLAIVATSYRQTVLAYPGGGGAYIVARDNLGVVQAQVAGAALLVDYILTVAVSISSGVAAIESLLKTQYGFEVAVVPACLACVAIVTLVNLRGVKESAKAFALPTYAFITIVYILCAIGLYHFFHGTLGVAHAGNVFDAALPGREGHFDQPEALQGVGLFLILHAFASGCTALTGVEAISNGVTAFKQPAARNAAKTMTWMAAILGSMFLGLSFLAVHVNALPETVVPTALNNGGETVLSQVGRAVLGGGPVADFLYFWLQISTALILVLAANTSFADFPRLSALQAHDGFLPKQLTNVGDRLVFDRGILTLGMFACALIWKFHGDVHNLIPLYAVGVFLSFTLSQAGMVKRWFRLKSPGWHLKAAVNGLGAIVTSVVLLVFGVVKFAGGAWIVIVLIPTLVLIFFRIHAHYASVDREMAEILPDLDESAPPQHAVLVLVPGPTRGALQAVNYARSLAGDCRGIHIELHPESTPHLRDVWLSHCGSVPLVILEAPYRDVVSPLMAYLDEVQKETPRTQITVVIPEFVSTRWWQNLLHGHTGLVLKFAMLGRQNVVVTNVRYHLKDERVSLRDMFDVGDEYAGHM
- a CDS encoding APC family permease — its product is MMIPLRRLIVGRPLESARAAHEKLPPLLALPVFASDALSSVAYATGEIMAALLLAGPLYLHITIPISVAIVVLLAIVATSYRQTVMAYPGGGGAYIVARDNLGVVAAQTAGAALLIDYILTVAVSVSSGVAAIESLLKTQHQIAVPVVPICLACVALITMVNLRGVKESGKAFALPTYAFIVIVYVLCGLGLYQYAHGSLALAHSPEVFRSALPALDRNPTQAADFKMLGLFLILHAFASGCTALTGVEAISNGVTAFKHPAAPNAAKTMVWMAVILGSMFLGLSFLAVHVNALPETVVPTAANNGGETVLSQVGRAVLGPGHLAHILYYWLQIATALILVLAANTSFADFPRLGALHANDGFLPKQLTNVGDRLVFDRGIITLGVLACILIAHFRGDVHNLIPLYAVGVFLSFTLSQAGMVKRWFRLRSPGWRWKAMVNGLGAIVTFVVLLVFGVVKFASGAWIVVLLIPILVVIFFRIHAHYDSVDRQMVVIPSDLEDTTPPQHAVLVLVPGATRSALQAVKYARSVAGECRAIHVEVHPEKTPNLRNFWMKLGGQVPLVILESPFRDVVGPLMAYLDEVQTETPNTQITVVIPEFAAARWWQNLLHGHTGLVLKFALLRRKNVIVTNVRYELENESVAFREMFDIHEDYAGHL
- a CDS encoding M67 family metallopeptidase, coding for MLTVPNNLMSEMRAHGAAGYPHEVVGVMAGTYTRGEKTVTRLFRGANQFRLAEQSGGAALEALREDLEVEGSSQNRFFMTGDEMRAIDAQCRAEGIDIIGFYHTHPDHPARPSVTDLHFAQQTLPGYSYVIMSVEQGTPGHTTCWVLNDEETAFEEEGLRGQG
- a CDS encoding cysteine synthase family protein, whose amino-acid sequence is MAPRQADVLSHIGNTPLLRLRAIDREYPGVEIFAKAEYFNPGGSVKDRPALNMIREGERLGLLHPGKTILDATSGNTGIAFAMLGAALGYPVTLCMPSNANQERKRILRAYGAEILLTDPAESSDGAIRVARRLSAESPERYFYADQYSNPANWRAHYDGTGPEIWRQTGGRVTHFVSGLGTTGTVMGVGRRLKVYNPGVRIHAVQPDSPFHGLEGLKHLETALVPAIYDPSVIDAQMEINTEDAYDMVRRLAREEGLLVGISAGAGVLAATQIASTLNEGVVVCVLCDGGDRYLSERFWESEVPPGGWHI